The Thermotoga caldifontis AZM44c09 genomic interval GAGCAACAGTACGCGGGCTCCAAACAACAATGCGCGTGCTATTTCGATCTTCTGTTTCTCTGCCATGCTCAGATTCTCTACCCTTTCATCGGTGACTTTCAGGGAAAGTCTTTCAAAAACGTCTTTAATCTTCTGTCTCGCTTTTCTCTTGCTCACAAAGAAGAGACTCAAAGGTTCCCTTCCAAGAAACACGTTTTCGAGCACGGTCAACTCGTCCGCGAGCGCGAGGTTCTGATGAACCAGCGCGATACCGTAAGACCTCGCGTCCCTCGGGTTACGGAAAGTGACGGGGATACCATCAACGAGGATCTGACCACCGTCCGGTTGCAACTCTCCCGCGAGGATTCGCACGAGCGTGGTTTTTCCCGCCCCGTTTGCACCAAGCAGGGCATGAACAGTTCCGGCGTTGAGGGATAGGTTAACACCCCTCAACGCCCGCACACCGGATGGGTGGAAAGTCTTGTGAACGTTCAGAACCTGAAGCAGTGGTTGACGGGTCACGGCAGTGGTCGTATCGATCCTTCTTTCAACTTTTCATACACTCTGAGCATTTCATCTCTGATGTGCTGTGGCACATTCTTGATGTAGTTCGGATCGTCGAAAGTGAACCCGATCATCCCTTCCCTGATACCCCACACTTCGTTCGTTCCAAACCTCAGTTCATTCCTCACAGCCCTCGCGAGGACCTCGTAGATCGCCTTATCGGCGTGCTTGAGCGCACAGGCGAGGATGACCTGCGGGTCCTTGTCTATGTAGTTCGAATCGACACCTATCACGTACCGTCCCATTTCCCGCGCCTTCCTCACTGCGCCCATACCGGATCCACCCGCCACCAGAAAGATGACGTCGACTCCCTGTTCGTACTGAGCCTGGGCAAGTTCAGCGCCCTTGTTCGGATCAGCCCAGCTACCCACAACGGAAAAGAGCACTTCAACGTTTGGATCAACATCTCTGGCACCTTTTTCGTAAGCTGGTTTCATTTTTTCCATCATGGCTGGATACACATCACCGGCTATCATCCCGATCTTCAACGGTTCGTTCGCACCCCTCATGTCGCTCTTGGTCACCATAGCGGCGAAGTAACCAGCCAGGTACGCCATCTCTTCGTCCCTGAAAGCCACAGAGTAAACGTTAGGAAGCGCCGGGGCCAACGCGTCCATGAGCACGAATTTCTGATTTGGGAAGGTCCTGGCGGCATTTTCAACGTTCTTCGGCATCCCTTCGGTGAAGGTTATTATCAAGTCGTAACTTTTGGATGCTGCCAGACTCACCAACAACGTCGCCCAACGGGCGGGATTGTAGCCTCCCTCGATGACTTTTACATCGATCCCAAAGTCTTGAGCTGCTCTGCGTGCACCGTCAACCATCATTTCATATATAGCGTTGCCTGCCACTTCTCCGGTGATCAACAATGCCACAGAAAAAGCGTATGCGAGGCTGGCAGAGAGGATCATCAAGAAAACTAAATGTTTCATTGTACCACCTCCACTGCTATAATTGCCATGGAAAGTGATTTGTCCGAATTTATTTTACATTTTCCGAAATAATTTTACCATACACTCCTCTGTGCCTGCGAACTTCTGGCTTTCTTAACCTGCTCGTCATCCTCTCCTCACAGGATGAACGGTCAAAAAATGTGGTATGATGGTTTTACCATTCGGTTTGAAGGGAGTTGGTACCATGGATCATGAAGATCTGGACGTTTTTGTACTCACGGACGAACAGGGCAACGAGCATCACTTCGTCATCCTTGCGGAGATCGAGGATGGGATGAAGAAGTACTGGATCTGTGAAGAGATAATGGTGAACGAACAGGGAGAGATCGAGCAGTTCGGTGACGTCTACCCGTTCGAGGTGAAGCAGGCCGAGGATGGATCGCTCTACATAGATTCCGTGGAATCCGAAGAGGAGTTCGAACGGGTGTCAAAAGCGTGGGAAGAACTGCTCGAGAAAGACGCAGAACTCAGGAAGCTCGTCGAAGGACCGGAGGACACCGAAGAATGATCGAACAAAGCCGGCCTGAGGGCCGGCTCTGTTTTCAGCTGCACTTGGACCATCCACAACTCCTACAAGAGATACATCCTTCCTGCTTGAACAGAGAATTCTTGCTCAAACACGAAGGACAGTAGACGTTTCCGTTCGAA includes:
- a CDS encoding DUF1292 domain-containing protein, with protein sequence MDHEDLDVFVLTDEQGNEHHFVILAEIEDGMKKYWICEEIMVNEQGEIEQFGDVYPFEVKQAEDGSLYIDSVESEEEFERVSKAWEELLEKDAELRKLVEGPEDTEE
- a CDS encoding BMP family ABC transporter substrate-binding protein; amino-acid sequence: MKHLVFLMILSASLAYAFSVALLITGEVAGNAIYEMMVDGARRAAQDFGIDVKVIEGGYNPARWATLLVSLAASKSYDLIITFTEGMPKNVENAARTFPNQKFVLMDALAPALPNVYSVAFRDEEMAYLAGYFAAMVTKSDMRGANEPLKIGMIAGDVYPAMMEKMKPAYEKGARDVDPNVEVLFSVVGSWADPNKGAELAQAQYEQGVDVIFLVAGGSGMGAVRKAREMGRYVIGVDSNYIDKDPQVILACALKHADKAIYEVLARAVRNELRFGTNEVWGIREGMIGFTFDDPNYIKNVPQHIRDEMLRVYEKLKEGSIRPLP